The following are encoded in a window of Lampris incognitus isolate fLamInc1 chromosome 15, fLamInc1.hap2, whole genome shotgun sequence genomic DNA:
- the LOC130124797 gene encoding LOW QUALITY PROTEIN: melanocortin-2 receptor accessory protein 2A-like (The sequence of the model RefSeq protein was modified relative to this genomic sequence to represent the inferred CDS: substituted 1 base at 1 genomic stop codon): MSEYRNHSGAGARRSDYVLQYEYYDDEEPISYEGLKAHRYSIVIGFWVGLAVFVIFMFFVLTLLTKTGAPHQENPEPVEKRHRPGSCQIDVSGPQEEINKAFTRPLLGESRPFFHFYISEEETAQGPRKPGDRGAGREAGAQTRSDSSSQPEVLGPPRTERMGEEIEEAEGLQPLRGLMPETKSDQESAFLFSFNIPNFVNSEHGSMLEXGDLPLCEPSIVLDSMSLSRDAHRTVNRGPASSERPAVELCKCSNVKQQGPQTHLPHTDSRFLSCDTFRDFSWPFERSSVQHKKRRSPDLMRMALHNNQMPQAPDVSLKKTPFYG, from the exons ATGTCCGAGTACCGTAACCACAGCGGGGCCGGCGCTCGGCGCAGCGACTACGTGTTGCAGTATGAATATTACGACGACGAGGAGCCCATCTCCTACGAGGGCCTTAAAGCGCACCGAT ACTCTATCGTCATTGGCTTCTGGGTCGGACTGGCCGTGTTTGTGATCTTCATGTTCTTTGTCCTCACCCTGCTGACCAAGACAGGAGCCCCGCACCAAGA AAACCCAGAACCTGTAGAGAAGCGCCACCGGCCGGGGAGCTGTCAGATAGATGTCAGCGGTCCTCAGGAGGAAATTAATAAGGCCTTCACTCGCCCCCTGCTAGGCGAGTCCCGCCCCTTTTTCCATTTCTACATCAGTGAAGAGGAGACAGCTCAGGGGCCGCGGAAACCGGGAGACCGGGGAGCTGGTAGAGAGGCCGGAGCCCAAACCCGGAGCGACAGCAGCAGCCAGCCTGAAGTCCTCGGTCCCCCCAGGACAGAGAGGATGGGGGAGGAAATAGAGGAGGCAGAGGGGCTCCAACCTCTCCGTGGGCTCATGCCAGAGACAAAGTCAGACCAAGAGAGTGCCTTCCTGTTCAGCTTCAACATCCCAAACTTTGTGAACTCGGAGCACGGCTCCATGCTTGAGTAGGGGGACCTGCCTCTGTGTGAGCCGTCCATCGTGCTGGACAGCATGTCCCTCTCTCGGGACGCACATCGCACCGTCAACCGAGGCCCTGCCTCTTCGGAGAGACCAGCTGTGGAGTTGTGTAAATGTAGCAATGTGAAACAACAGGGGCCACAAacccacctgccacatacagactCACGCTTTCTTTCCTGTGACACTTTTCGGGACTTTTCGTGGCCTTTTGAGCGATCATCCGttcaacacaaaaaaagaagaagcccagATTTGATGAGGATGGCTCTTCATAATAATCAGATGCCACAGGCTCCCGATGTGTCTCTCAAGAAAACCCCATTTTATGGATGA